One Alnus glutinosa chromosome 3, dhAlnGlut1.1, whole genome shotgun sequence genomic region harbors:
- the LOC133863577 gene encoding mitogen-activated protein kinase kinase kinase 5 isoform X1, whose protein sequence is MRWLPNISFTSSQSASSSASLKSPGGESPPGRKSTEVPAGAWRLGRIGRFTRHRKLRYFTNRDTPGCAPEERFVQLVRSPSHAEFSTAATGRSSTAPSAKPQPLPLPEFGIFRRKEGPSSDDVDFPLPSPKTGPNRAVEERDKDRASSNSPIRSVFSRPDARDARKSTDHVDTKSSRRDHPHLNVSQRSRNDFRISVPIRSAPNSPFSSPLLSPPRHSVADSFPYYYYMIPRGNQAWSAPEMPTSEMIPGLPPPAFFDCSAFSSDTSPLHSPRAKSPQQNPKSPNGPASPLTSKLSLETSTARRESNCPGNVHPLPRPPGAATPLLSAPIPQAIARSESVPMNSQWQKGKLIGRGTFGSVYVATNRETGALCALKEVGLFPDDPKSAECMKQLQQEIKFLSQLKHPNIVQYYGSEIVEDRFYIYLEYVHPGSINKYVREHCGAITESVVRNFTRHILSGLAYLHSTKTIHRDIKGANLLVDSSGVVKLADFGMAKHLTGQAADLSLKGSPYWMAPELMQAVMQKDSSPELALAVDIWSLGCTIIEMLTGKPPWSEFEGAAAMFKVLRDTPPIPETLSTEGKDFLRCCFRRNPAERLSATKLLEHRFLKNSQQLDVLSCNQAFNGMNLTDKPLSPRELSENKRDQFPMFPGTQIAKEKLACECETGQQSHHETSDLTVASRHSPRSTLEPPSSFSPPHLSCNTRHPSPSTSASSSLNHVTKKSSNFR, encoded by the exons ATGCGTTGGTTGCCTAACATTTCCTTCACGTCTTCTCAATCCGCGTCGTCGTCCGCGTCGTTAAAATCTCCGGGCGGAGAATCGCCGCCAGGTAGGAAGAGCACCGAGGTGCCCGCCGGGGCCTGGCGTCTCGGCAGGATAGGGAGGTTCACGCGTCACCGGAAGCTCCGGTATTTCACCAACCGCGACACTCCAGGCTGCGCGCCGGAGGAGCGGTTTGTGCAGCTGGTGCGATCGCCTAGCCACGCGGAGTTCTCTACTGCGGCGACTGGGAGGTCCTCTACAGCGCCCTCGGCGAAGCCGCAGCCTCTTCCGCTGCCGGAATTCGGGATTTTTCGCCGGAAGGAGGGGCCGAGTTCCGACGACGTGGACTTCCCGCTGCCTTCGCCGAAGACCGGGCCGAACCGAGCCGTTGAGGAGCGAGATAAAGACCGAGCTTCCTCAAACTCTCCGATTCGAAG TGTGTTTTCTAGGCCAGACGCAAGAGACGCTAGAAAGAGTACGGATCATGTTGATACGAAGTCATCTAGGAGGGACCATCCACATCTAAATGTCTCACAAAGGTCAAGAAATGACTTCAGGATCAGTGTTCCCATAAGGAGTGCTCCTAATAGTCCTTTCTCGAGTCCTTTACTCAGCCCCCCAAGGCACAGTGTAGCTGATTCATTTCCGTATTACTACTATATGATTCCTAGGGGAAATCAAGCATGGTCTGCTCCGGAGATGCCAACCTCGGAAATGATTCCAGGGCTCCCTCCCCCTGCATTTTTTGATTGCTCTGCATTTAGTTCTGATACTTCTCCTCTTCACAGCCCCCGAGCGAAAAGTCCCCAACAAAACCCCAAAAGCCCAAATGGACCTGCATCGCCATTGACTTCCAAATTATCCCTTGAAACCTCAACAGCACGCCGTGAAAGTAATTGTCCTGGAAACGTCCACCCATTACCTCGTCCTCCTGGAGCAGCCACACCTTTACTGTCAGCTCCCATTCCTCAAGCTATAGCTAGATCAGAGTCGGTGCCAATGAATAGTCAATGGCAAAAAGGAAAGCTTATTGGTCGTGGTACATTTGGAAGTGTTTATGTTGCCACCAATAG GGAAACCGGAGCTTTATGTGCATTGAAGGAAGTTGGATTATTTCCTGATGACCCAAAATCTGCAGAGTGTATGAAGCAGTTACAGCAG GAAATAAAATTTCTCAGCCAGCTGAAGCATCCAAATATTGTGCAGTACTATGGTAGTGAAATA GTTGAAGACCGGTTTTATATATATCTGGAGTACGTTCATCCTGGTTCAATCAATAAGTATGTTCGTGAACATTGTGGAGCCATAACAGAATCTGTTGTTCGCAATTTTACTCGCCATATTCTCTCTGGGTTGGCTTACTTGCATAGCACGAAGACAATTCACAG GGACATCAAAGGGGCCAACTTGCTTGTTGACTCATCTGGAGTTGTCAAGCTTGCTGATTTTGGCATGGCTAAACAT CTTACTGGACAAGCAGCTGATCTTTCTCTAAAGGGAAGTCCATACTGGATGGCTCCAGAG CTTATGCAAGCTGTGATGCAAAAAGATTCCAGCCCTGAGCTGGCTCTTGCTGTCGATATTTGGAGTTTGGGTTGTACCATTATTGAAATGCTCACCGGAAAACCTCCTTGGAGTGAGTTTGAAGGG GCTGCAGCCATGTTCAAGGTTTTGAGGGATACCCCTCCCATACCAGAGACATTGTCAACTGAGGGGAAGGATTTTTTACGGTGCTGCTTTCGGAGAAATCCTGCAGAGAGACTGTCTGCCACCAAGTTACTAGAACATCGGTTCCTGAAAAACTCACAGCAGCTTGATGTCCTGTCTTGCAACCAAGCATTTAATGGAATGAACTTGACG GATAAACCCCTTAGTCCAAGAGAACTATCTGAAAATAAACGCGATCAGTTTCCAATGTTCCCGGGCACACAGATTGCAAAAGAAAAGTTGGCTTGTGAGTG TGAGACTGGCCAACAATCTCATCATGAAACTTCCGACTTAACAGTGGCGTCCCGTCATTCTCCTCGCTCTACCCTCGAGCCCCCTTCTAGTTTTTCTCCGCCACACTTAAGTTGCAACACACGTCATCCTAGCCCTTCTACAAGTGCTTCCAGCAGTTTAAACCATGTCACCAAAAAGAGTAGTAATTTCAGATAA
- the LOC133863577 gene encoding mitogen-activated protein kinase kinase kinase 5 isoform X2 — protein MRWLPNISFTSSQSASSSASLKSPGGESPPGRKSTEVPAGAWRLGRIGRFTRHRKLRYFTNRDTPGCAPEERFVQLVRSPSHAEFSTAATGRSSTAPSAKPQPLPLPEFGIFRRKEGPSSDDVDFPLPSPKTGPNRAVEERDKDRASSNSPIRSVFSRPDARDARKSTDHVDTKSSRRDHPHLNVSQRSRNDFRISVPIRSAPNSPFSSPLLSPPRHSVADSFPYYYYMIPRGNQAWSAPEMPTSEMIPGLPPPAFFDCSAFSSDTSPLHSPRAKSPQQNPKSPNGPASPLTSKLSLETSTARRESNCPGNVHPLPRPPGAATPLLSAPIPQAIARSESVPMNSQWQKGKLIGRGTFGSVYVATNRETGALCALKEVGLFPDDPKSAECMKQLQQEIKFLSQLKHPNIVQYYGSEIVEDRFYIYLEYVHPGSINKYVREHCGAITESVVRNFTRHILSGLAYLHSTKTIHRDIKGANLLVDSSGVVKLADFGMAKHLTGQAADLSLKGSPYWMAPELMQAVMQKDSSPELALAVDIWSLGCTIIEMLTGKPPWSEFEGAAAMFKVLRDTPPIPETLSTEGKDFLRCCFRRNPAERLSATKLLEHRFLKNSQQLDVLSCNQAFNGMNLTDKPLSPRELSENKRDQFPMFPGTQIAKEKLACECGVPSFSSLYPRAPF, from the exons ATGCGTTGGTTGCCTAACATTTCCTTCACGTCTTCTCAATCCGCGTCGTCGTCCGCGTCGTTAAAATCTCCGGGCGGAGAATCGCCGCCAGGTAGGAAGAGCACCGAGGTGCCCGCCGGGGCCTGGCGTCTCGGCAGGATAGGGAGGTTCACGCGTCACCGGAAGCTCCGGTATTTCACCAACCGCGACACTCCAGGCTGCGCGCCGGAGGAGCGGTTTGTGCAGCTGGTGCGATCGCCTAGCCACGCGGAGTTCTCTACTGCGGCGACTGGGAGGTCCTCTACAGCGCCCTCGGCGAAGCCGCAGCCTCTTCCGCTGCCGGAATTCGGGATTTTTCGCCGGAAGGAGGGGCCGAGTTCCGACGACGTGGACTTCCCGCTGCCTTCGCCGAAGACCGGGCCGAACCGAGCCGTTGAGGAGCGAGATAAAGACCGAGCTTCCTCAAACTCTCCGATTCGAAG TGTGTTTTCTAGGCCAGACGCAAGAGACGCTAGAAAGAGTACGGATCATGTTGATACGAAGTCATCTAGGAGGGACCATCCACATCTAAATGTCTCACAAAGGTCAAGAAATGACTTCAGGATCAGTGTTCCCATAAGGAGTGCTCCTAATAGTCCTTTCTCGAGTCCTTTACTCAGCCCCCCAAGGCACAGTGTAGCTGATTCATTTCCGTATTACTACTATATGATTCCTAGGGGAAATCAAGCATGGTCTGCTCCGGAGATGCCAACCTCGGAAATGATTCCAGGGCTCCCTCCCCCTGCATTTTTTGATTGCTCTGCATTTAGTTCTGATACTTCTCCTCTTCACAGCCCCCGAGCGAAAAGTCCCCAACAAAACCCCAAAAGCCCAAATGGACCTGCATCGCCATTGACTTCCAAATTATCCCTTGAAACCTCAACAGCACGCCGTGAAAGTAATTGTCCTGGAAACGTCCACCCATTACCTCGTCCTCCTGGAGCAGCCACACCTTTACTGTCAGCTCCCATTCCTCAAGCTATAGCTAGATCAGAGTCGGTGCCAATGAATAGTCAATGGCAAAAAGGAAAGCTTATTGGTCGTGGTACATTTGGAAGTGTTTATGTTGCCACCAATAG GGAAACCGGAGCTTTATGTGCATTGAAGGAAGTTGGATTATTTCCTGATGACCCAAAATCTGCAGAGTGTATGAAGCAGTTACAGCAG GAAATAAAATTTCTCAGCCAGCTGAAGCATCCAAATATTGTGCAGTACTATGGTAGTGAAATA GTTGAAGACCGGTTTTATATATATCTGGAGTACGTTCATCCTGGTTCAATCAATAAGTATGTTCGTGAACATTGTGGAGCCATAACAGAATCTGTTGTTCGCAATTTTACTCGCCATATTCTCTCTGGGTTGGCTTACTTGCATAGCACGAAGACAATTCACAG GGACATCAAAGGGGCCAACTTGCTTGTTGACTCATCTGGAGTTGTCAAGCTTGCTGATTTTGGCATGGCTAAACAT CTTACTGGACAAGCAGCTGATCTTTCTCTAAAGGGAAGTCCATACTGGATGGCTCCAGAG CTTATGCAAGCTGTGATGCAAAAAGATTCCAGCCCTGAGCTGGCTCTTGCTGTCGATATTTGGAGTTTGGGTTGTACCATTATTGAAATGCTCACCGGAAAACCTCCTTGGAGTGAGTTTGAAGGG GCTGCAGCCATGTTCAAGGTTTTGAGGGATACCCCTCCCATACCAGAGACATTGTCAACTGAGGGGAAGGATTTTTTACGGTGCTGCTTTCGGAGAAATCCTGCAGAGAGACTGTCTGCCACCAAGTTACTAGAACATCGGTTCCTGAAAAACTCACAGCAGCTTGATGTCCTGTCTTGCAACCAAGCATTTAATGGAATGAACTTGACG GATAAACCCCTTAGTCCAAGAGAACTATCTGAAAATAAACGCGATCAGTTTCCAATGTTCCCGGGCACACAGATTGCAAAAGAAAAGTTGGCTTGTGAGTG TGGCGTCCCGTCATTCTCCTCGCTCTACCCTCGAGCCCCCTTCTAG